One Micromonas commoda chromosome 7, complete sequence genomic window carries:
- a CDS encoding predicted protein: MSPAPALALTDEAKAALMAEARAKAAAQAQAQAPIAAAPPATSEQTSRFITAPELSDRDGIDARNLTRGDADADGFAAATYDAASAPSDASSEAAAAPPTATYVAPPPGALPEPENPENVNAGGGVFGLFQSGGGGSEEPQGKKFGLF, translated from the coding sequence ATGTCCCCAgcccccgcgctggcgctcaccgacgaagccaaggcggcgctcatggccgaggcccgcgccaaggccgccgcgcaggcccAGGCCCAGGCCCCCAtcgcagccgcgccgcccgcgaccaGCGAGCAGACGTCCAGGTTCATCACCGCCCCCGAGCTGAGCGACAGggacggcatcgacgccagGAACCTGACGCGGGGAGACGCAGACGCAGacggcttcgccgccgccacgtaCGACGCCGCATCTGCTCCCTCCGATGCTTCgtcggaagccgccgcggcgccgccgacggcgacgtacgTGGCGCCCCCTCCCGGGGCGTTGCCCGAGCCGGAGAACCCGGAGAACGTGAACGCGGGCGGAGGAGTGTTCGGCTTGTTCcagagcggcgggggcgggtcggaGGAGCCGCAGGGGAAGAAGTTTGGCCTGTTTTGA
- a CDS encoding predicted protein → MSDLDWDDDEFEVAEIKKEEPKKASTFDDEEEEEEAPVKKAPASKPKPAKKETVEYVDETLADPVAEKLRRQKLVEAADLAAAKELFGTDGEEIDLTTYAPKSEKEFAKYGNLVATKYMTVVKDSAFYKETVKSFLKNALRNSSAAEVKEIEASIVAIRNDKVKKEKADAALAQKAEQAEKAKAGKGKKKFLNQGVKGANSGLDDYKYDSYTPDDDYDFM, encoded by the exons ATGTCCGACCTCGACTGGG acgacgacgagttcgaggTGGCCGAGatcaagaaggaggagcccaAAAAGGCGTCcaccttcgacgacgaggaggaggaggaggaggcacCCGTCAAgaaggcgcccgcgtccaagcccaagcccgccaagaaggagacGGTCGAGTACGTGGACGAGACCCTCGCGGACCCGGTCGCCGAGAAGCTCCGAAGGCAGAAGctcgtggaggcggcggatctcgcggcggcgaaggagctcttcggcaccgacggcgaggagatcgaccTCACCACCTACGCGCCAAAGTCCGAGAAGGAGTTTGCCAAGTACGGCAACCTGGTGGCGACCAAGTACATGACGGTGGTGAAGGACAGCGCCTTCTACAAGGAGACCGTCAAGTCGTTCCTCAAGAACGCGCTCAGGAacagcagcgccgcggaggtcaaGGAGATCGAGGCGTCGATCGTCGCCATCCGCAACGACAAggtgaagaaggagaaggctgacgcggcgctcgcgcagaaggcggagcaggcggagaaggccaaggctggcAAGGGGAAGAAGAAGTTCCTCAACCAGGGCGTCAAGGGTGCGAACTCCGGGCTGGACGACTACAAGTACGACTCGTAcacccccgacgacgattACGACTTCATGTGA
- a CDS encoding predicted protein has translation MGKKTKSVNNKQSTGIDFIRAKKKVGRKIRKQANETNTEVRAKRINLSVQSLGTEGKGDQVTGRGLSMPELLNQCQHYSARVRKDALDGIKELLETHPTSLVPCAATCVEKVAERLVDQEQIVRAAARGALRSGVLPALGPHGIAPFARRLVLHVGAALTHVAPAVRRDAPAVLEALLDASPRLVGAHAPAATLRHLAELLRRGDDAASSSLVSGASDGSVQIVAGGLSAKFGDMTAARVGPTQPPARLGLLQSCRRFLEVLVGATTAALDFDTGEGYDKVTAKGAIIAGGGHRWRWGDDDGDDLDGLDGLDGGPDGKENSRTRRAGRAEGAGVALHAARCARAPVSAARAVEEFFGSSSGGRRSGRVANGPGDGREGVAVAAAELAALLFAVWDEATPTLKDAGGPNLTRVRVMAEAMSCMHLCLWLVDDDGDGGDGGGGGDGGGGGSGAAMAAALPYLVARVLPMFPASAPPVGDVSVRGALVRLNAATARILSAASEGAAKVAAAAAEDAARAHRALVTYSGEMMDLPSAPSAPSAPAHVAPTWRWNHAASVVDVDAADRATSAVADYLSAALRGCALDAGPCGEAEPTREGDYGDLLRMARSVLLRPALYGGGGELGGGVDSDGGVDERGTDVGASDGDEETRDGDDETMWDGYPTGGTDAAGSRAALAHSVGAVWSEAVVSGPPEVRGACVGLLAAVLPRVAATTRGDGPGVCASVGADVAAGWLRPYARLLWELKHGDPGTTSRALRTLHAVAARCSGEGGDSGDESPLAAALAAVETELAPFFARVPPPASTDQTAPRRRGKPGPFSKLPAACQHVAIALLGQLPRLSPTTLRAAAHAALNEDADPNIAVRAAEAMTCNMRAAPLALSVSFLSALLTGAGSWRGARRAAPAAARALVGVGDSASPWAGASLAWPAVNLAVVRAERAGDVEGARRARFGVLVLAALASEARRAQREAKEAGSKEASAPVEGAEERVSALDVDAEAAVVAWACDGFATAPGGSDDGDDDLRGASARLARSDPGWARSALRRLRSTRVQPAFNPRSTSATNEGGEAADTAGEEGDGGDASRCEAVVYAASALAALAGDVLPEETVRELAGEFIATMRTCEEAADACVRDELPGSARAARAVRAAKLALDGVVGGSA, from the coding sequence ATGGGTAAGAAGACGAAGAGCGTGAACAACAAGCAGAGCACCGGCATCGACTTCATCcgcgccaagaagaaggttGGGCGCAAGATCCGCAAGCAGGCGAACGAGACAAACACCGAGGTGAGGGCGAAGCGCATCAACCTCTCGGTCCAGTCGCTCGGCACGGAGGGCAAGGGAGATCAGGTCACGGGGCGCGGGCTGTCCATGCCCGAGCTCCTGAACCAGTGCCAGCACTACAGCGCGAGGGTGCGGAaagacgcgctcgacggcatCAAAGAGCTCCTCGAGACCCATCCCACGTCCCTCGtgccgtgcgcggcgacgtgcgtcgagaaggtcgccgagcgcctcgtcgaccaGGAACAgatcgtgcgcgccgccgcgaggggcgcgctcaggtccggcgtcctccccgcccTCGGACCTCACGGCATCGCGCCATTCGCCAGAAGATTGGtcctccacgtcggcgccgcgcttacgcacgtcgcgccagctgtgcgccgggacgcgcccgccgtgctcgaggccctcctcgacgcgtcgccgcggctcgtcggcgcgcacgctcccgccgcgacgctccgacacctcgcggagctcctcaggcgcggtgacgacgcggcgtcctccagcCTCGTGTcaggcgcgagcgacggctcGGTACaaatcgtcgccggcgggttGTCAGCCAAGTTTGGGGacatgaccgccgcgcgggtgggtCCCACGCAGCCCCCCGCGAGGCTCGGGCTCCTGCAGTCGTGTCGCAGGTTTCTGGAGgtgctcgtcggcgccacgaccgccgcgctggacttTGACACGGGCGAAGGTTACGACAAGGTTACGGCGAAGGGGGCGATCATCGCGGGGGGCGGTCACCGCTGGCggtggggcgacgacgacggcgacgatttGGACGGCTTGGACGGCTTGGACGGCGGTCCGGACGGGAAAGAAaactcgaggacgaggcgtgcggggcgcgcggagggcgcgggggtggcgcttcacgcggcgaggtgcgcgcgcgcgccggtatcggcggctcgcgccgtcgaggagttCTTCGGCTCGAGCTCCGGGGGTCGACGGAGTGGGCGAGTGGCGAACGGTCCGGGGGATggtcgcgagggcgtcgccgtcgccgccgccgagctcgccgccctcctcttCGCCGTGTGGGACGAGGCCACGCCCACGCTCAAGGACGCGGGGGGCCCGAACCTGACCCGCGTCAGGGTcatggcggaggcgatgtCGTGCATGCATCTGTGCCTCtggctcgtcgacgacgacggcgacggcggggacgggggcgggggcggcgacgggggcgggggcgggtccggcgccgcgatggccgcggcgctcccgtatctcgtcgcccgcgtcctcccgATGTTTCCCGCGTCTGCGCCGCCCGTCGGAGACGTCTCCGTTCGCGGGGCGCTCGTGCGGCTcaacgccgccaccgcgaggatcctctccgccgcctccgagggcgccgcgaaggtggccgccgccgccgcggaggacgccgcgcgcgcgcaccgcgcgttgGTCACCTACTCCGGCGAGATGATGGACCttccctcggcaccctcggcaccctcggcacccgcccACGTGGCGCCCACGTGGCGGTGGAaccacgccgcgagcgtcgtcgacgtcgacgccgcggatcgcgcgacgtcggcggtggcggactacctctccgcggcgcttcGCGGCTGCGCGTTGGACGCCGGGCCGtgcggcgaggccgagccGACGCGGGAGGGTGACTACGGCGACTTGCTCCGGATGGCGCGATCGGTGTTGTTGCGTCCGGCGCtgtacggcggcgggggcgagttGGGGGGCGGGGTGGACTCTGACGGCGGTGTGGACGAGCGGGGaaccgacgtcggcgccagcgacggcgacgaggagacccgggacggggacgacgaaaCGATGTGGGACGGGTACCCCACGGGTGGgaccgacgcggccgggtccagggcggcgctcgcACACTCCGTGGGCGCGGTGTGGAGCGAGGCGGTGGTGAGCGGTCCCCCCGAGGtacgcggcgcgtgcgtcgggttgctcgccgcggtgctgcCGAGAgtcgcggcgaccacccGCGGGGATGGACCGGGCGTTtgcgcctccgtcggcgcggacgtcgccgcgggttggCTGAGGCCCTACGCCAGGCTCCTGTGGGAGCTGAAGCACGGCGacccggggacgacgtcgcgcgcgctccggaCGCTgcacgcggtcgccgcgcggtgctcggggGAGGGCGGGGACTCGGGAGACGAGAGtccgctggcggcggcgctggcggcggtcgAGACCGAActcgcgcccttcttcgcgcgGGTTCCGCCGCCGGCATCGACGGACCAGACGGCACCGAGGCGACGGGGCAAGCCCGGCCCCTTCTCCAAGCTCCCGGCCGCGTGCCAGcacgtcgcgatcgcgctcctcggccaGCTGCCGCGGCTGTCGCCGACCACgttgagggcggcggcgcacgcggcgttgaacgaggacgcggacccAAAcatcgccgtgcgcgccgccgaggcgatgaCGTGCAACATGcgggccgcgccgctcgcgctctcgGTGTCCTTCCTCTCCGCGCTGCTCACGGGGGCGGGGAgttggcgcggcgcgaggcgcgcggcgcccgcggcggcgagggcgctggtCGGGGTGGGCGACTCGGCTTCGCCGTGGGctggcgcgtcgctcgcgtggcCGGCGGTGAACCTCGCGGTCGTTCGCGCGGAGCGTGCGGGGGAcgtggagggcgcgaggcgcgcgcggttcggggtgctcgtgctcgcggcgctcgcctcggaggcgcggcgcgcgcagagggaggcgaaggaggcggggtcgaaggaggcgagcgcgcccgtcgagggcgccgaggaacgGGTGAgcgcgctggacgtcgacgccgaagccgcggtcgtcgcgtgGGCGTGCGACGGCTTCGCCACGGCCCCGGGAGGatcggacgacggcgacgacgacctgcgcggcgcgagcgcgaggctcgcgaggtCCGATCCCGGGTGGGCGCGAtccgcgctccgccgcctgcgctCGACCCGCGTTCAACCCGCGTTCAACCCGCGTtcaacctccgcgacgaacgagggaggagaggcggcggacacggcgggggaggaaggggacggaggcgacgcgagcaggtGCGAAGCCGTCgtgtacgcggcgagcgcgctcgcggcgctcgcgggtgacGTCCTCCCCGAGGAAACCGTTCGGGAGTTGGCGGGCGAATTTatcgcgacgatgaggacgtgcgaggaggcggcggacgcgtgcgtgAGGGACGAACTTcccgggtcggcgcgggcggcgagggccgttcgcgccgctaagctcgcgctggacggTGTCGTGGGGGGTTCGGCGTAG
- a CDS encoding predicted protein, translating into MSSAVCATSARVVAPRAAVRARASSERRPVPAPNRRSMLASVPALLLATGARPAAAKAPPEYYDDTMEIIALTKSIISGSDLSEANIADFQAKRDVWYNNYQLHHEKGVGYGYANTFNAQAKVGFQLRVCAEKGEPFDPDHTVYNKDYLLEILDRGKAALDEMKAAGQL; encoded by the coding sequence ATGTCCTCCGCCGTctgcgccacctccgcgcgcgtcgtcgccccgcgcgccgccgtccgcgcgcgcgcctcctcggagAGAAggcccgtccccgcccccaACCGCCGCTCGATGCTCGCGTCGGTCcccgcgctgctcctcgccaccggcgcgcgtcccgccgccgccaaggccccGCCCGAGTACTACGACGACACCATGGAGATCATCGCCCTCACCAAGTCCATCATCTCCGGCAGCGACCTCTCCGAGGCGAACATCGCCGACTTCCAGGCGAAGCGAGACGTGTGGTACAACAACTACCAGCTCCACCACGAGAAGGGCGTCGGGTACGGCTACGCAAACACCTTCAACGCGCAGGCCAAGGTGGGCTTCCAGCTCAGGGTGTgcgcggagaagggcgaACCCTTCGATCCCGATCACACGGTGTACAACAAGGACTACCTCCTGGAGATTCTGGACCGGGggaaggcggcgctcgacgagatgAAGGCGGCGGGGCAGTTgtga
- a CDS encoding predicted protein has product MNHATLATAAAGITVRVTRGRALRGTRRPARARPLAPPRAAKDGDRLDAPSSALNSSRRVALGGAALATLLATLPTRDDAVASDAGDWSSPGLAAEDPLPDVKYVKTGDGLVYEQVNQGAGEPAKAGDVAVFHWIIRRANGYFIYGSIDCGIGCGNGDPSEYRLGPDGNLIAGLDELLTGMRPGEKRRALVPPALGYVRKGMEPQPPEFGQKRQVEAHANEPLVFEVKLIKTRTGA; this is encoded by the coding sequence ATGAAtcacgcgacgctcgccaccgccgccgcgggtatCACCGTGCGCGTGACCCggggccgcgcgctccgcgggacccgccgccccgcccgcgcgcgcccgctcgccccgccccgggcCGCTAAGGACGGCGATCGGCTCGatgcgccgagctccgcgttgaactcctcgcgccgcgtcgcgctcggaggcgccgcgctcgcgaccctCCTCGCGACCCTCCCgactcgcgacgacgccgtcgcgtcggacgcgggggaCTGGTCCAGccccgggctcgccgccgaggatccCCTGCCCGACGTCAAGTACGTCAAGACGGGGGACGGACTCGTGTACGAGCAGGTGAACcagggcgcgggcgaacccgccaaggctggcgaCGTGGCGGTGTTCCACTGGatcatccgccgcgcgaacgggTACTTCATATACGGCAGCATCGACTGCGGGATCGGGTGCGGCAACGGCGACCCGTCCGAGTACAGGCTCGGACCCGACGGGAACCTCATCGCGGGGTTGGATGAGCTCCTGACGGGGATGAGGCCCGGGGagaagcgacgcgcgctcgtgcctCCCGCGCTCGGCTACGTGCGAAAGGGGATGGAGCCGCAACCGCCGGAGTTTGGCCAGAAAAGGCAGGTGGAGGCGCACGCGAACGAGCCCCTGGTGTTCGAGGTGAAGCTCATCAAGACGAGAACCGGGGCGTGA
- a CDS encoding predicted protein, with protein MAPTIERRVRKLYWEGKQYVDDYLAGVDHGELKNLGALCANWAAVSVAVTTLICLFALGQAGKGVLTTWYLFVSAVALSSCVFTMTIFGYCRGYCKRTLEQLEARAKGGPNAADPKKLKVCGQCDAPFANQRTNPAGNRWICASCGMISRKPKLATREELDRSKAAGERASSSSADRSPRDSEIAAQEAEERRQAVKQTKDLRRRHAREIKEAREAADREEREEIARLIEEERHRVMTARAEEELERRRVEEEERAKREEEEEAAARCAAEEEMAAAKAKAKAKAAEGTAERAAAMTRRHTSLTKIPAPRPINIPPPIPPPAKQQQQQQQQQQQQRAAVPLVAAAKVGAAPVPARPPATPRSSAPATPSTPDFDPPLPPMRPMQPPAAAAAWGGAVAAGGSPHAPVSPHASTSPTASFVAGRSPAERSPPPPPGGRSPPGFDPLLGVPESRRSWPGGALGGLGMGAAGIRGILDGEEEVAAVPVAPPPPPGPPPGYAVGGAPPLPAGPPPNTAQRVGIAAPGQPPLPPMPHPSQIKAAAAAEKGGNPRAFLASLELAAYAPVFDRERITLADISLLTEPDLERLGLPLGPRRRILAAIAGVNIGTPGGGTSRQYHLPEQPQPVVPPGMSAVVAPNPFRVARTSSVDGDAAGAAGATVPAGGVSGWNGGGFGGGLFGGFAPSAPSAEQPLQAVGPPGPTVPTVATAPTYNHSRQRSRSTDSDALAMDTLENDLMALTGGLNLDDDDDDDLGLPPPIVEANTGDGVTIGTTDTTTAPAATDGSISPPPRESPPGTPPKPPSHSALDSLDANGVPPTDAATNKHAHAQQHREATDPPKPPSEMMVKAAARLRAAAAAGHPIPNEFVDCITCEVMVDPVIAWDGHTYERDPIARWLQRHSTSPMTGETLPDFTLRPNHSMRSQIINYGEKLAREGGH; from the coding sequence ATGGCCCCGACGATCGAGCGCAGGGTGCGGAAGTTATATTGGGAGGGCAAGCAATACGTGGACGATTacctcgcgggcgtggacCATGGCGAGCTTAagaacctcggcgccctgTGCGCCAACTGGGCGGCggtctccgtcgcggtcaCCACGCTGATCTGCCTCTTCGCGCTGGGTCAGGCGGGCAAGGGCGTGCTCACCACGTGGTACCTGTTCGTCTCCGCCGTGGCCCTCTCCTCGTGCGTATTCACCATGACGATATTCGGGTACTGCCGCGGGTACTGCAAGCGGACCCTGGAGCaactcgaggcgcgcgccaagGGGGGCCCCAACGCGGCCGATCCCAAGAAGCTGAAGGTGTGCGGGCAGTGCGACGCCCCCTTCGCGAACCAGCGCACCAACCCGGCGGGGAACAGGTGGATATGCGCTTCGTGCGGGATGATCTCCCGCAAGCCCAAGCTGGCGACCAGGGAGGAGCTGGACAGGTCCAAGGCGGCTGGAGAacgagcgtcgtcgtcgtctgccgatcgatcgccgcgagatTCGGAAAtcgcggcgcaggaggcggaggagaggcgCCAGGCTGTCAAGCAGACCAAGGACCTCAggcggcggcacgcgcgGGAGATCAAGGAGGCGCGGGAAGCTGccgaccgcgaggagcgcgaggagatcgcccggctgatcgaggaggagaggcaCCGCGTgatgacggcgagggcggaggaggagctcgagcgaaggagggtcgaggaggaggaacgagCCAaacgggaggaggaggaggaggcagccgcgaggtgcgcggcggaggaggagatggcggcggcgaaggcgaaggcaaaggcgaaggcggcggaaggaacggcggagagggccgcggcgatgacgcgccGGCACACGTCGCTGACGAAgatcccggcgccgcggcccatCAACATACCTCCCCCGATCCCTCCGCCGGCcaagcagcagcagcagcagcagcagcagcagcagcagcagcgcgcggcggtcccgctcgtcgccgccgcgaaggtggGGGCGGCACCGGtacccgcgcgaccgccggcCACCCCGaggtcctccgcgccggccacgccgtcgacgcccgacTTTgacccgccgctcccgccgatGCGCCCGATGCAgccccccgccgctgccgcggcgtggggcggcgccgtcgccgcgggcgggtccccgcacgcgcccgtGAGCCCCCACGCGTCgacatcgccgacggcgtcgttcgtcgccgggaGATCGCCCGCCGAGCGgtcccccccgccgccccccggcggCCGATCGCCCCCCGGCTTTGATCCCCTACTCGGGGTTCCCGAGTCGAGGAGATCGTGGCCCgggggcgcgctcggcggcctcggcatGGGAGCCGCGGGCATCCGGGGgatcctcgacggcgaggaggaggtcgcggcggtacccgtggcgcccccgccgcccccggggcCGCCTCCGGGCtacgccgtcgggggcgcgccgccgctccccgcgggtccgccgccgaacacCGCACAGAGGGTCGGGATCGCGGCTCCGGGCCAGCCCCCGCTGCCGCCAATGCCCCACCCGAGCCAGATCaaggcggctgcggcggcggagaaggggggaaacccccgcgcgttcctcgcgtccctcgagctcgccgcctaCGCCCCCGTGTTTGATCGCGAGCGCATCACCCTCGCTGACATCTCGCTGCTCACCGAGCCCGACCTCGAGCGACTCGGGCTGCCGCTGGGTCCCCGCCGGcggatcctcgcggcgatcgccggggTCAACATCGGgacccccggcggcggaacgAGCCGGCAGTACCACCTACCCGAACAACCGCAACCCGTCGTTCCCCCGGGGatgtccgccgtcgtcgcgccgaacccgtttcgcgtcgcgaggacgagctccgtcgacggcgatgcggctggcgcggctggcgcgacGGTTCCCGCCGGGGGGGTGTCGGGATGGAAcgggggcgggttcggcggcgggctcttcggcgggttcgccccgagcgccccgagcgccgAACAACCACTCCAGGCCGTCGGTCCCCCCGGTCCTACCGTCCCTACCGTCGCGACCGCTCCAACCTACAACCACTCCAGGCAGCGATCGCGGAGCACCGAttcggacgcgctcgcgatggatACGCTGGAAAACGACCTCATGGCGCTCACCGGCGGGCtcaacctcgacgacgacgacgacgacgacctggGCCTACCCCCCCCGATCGTCGAAGCTAACACCGGGGACGGTGTTACCATCGGGACGACGGatacgacgacggcgccggcggcgacggacggttcaatctcgccgccgcctcgcgagTCCCCGCCCGGCACCCCGCCCAAGCCCCCGTCGCACTCGGCGCTCGACAGCCTCGACGCCAACGGGGTACCAcccaccgacgcggcgacaAACAaacacgcgcacgcgcaACAACATCGCGAGGCGACCGacccgccgaagccgccgagcgagatgatggtcaaggcggcggcgaggttgagagcggcggcggcggcgggtcacCCCATCCCGAACGAGTTTGTGGATTGCATCACGTGCGAGGTGATGGTCGACCCGGTGATTGCGTGGGACGGGCACACGTACGAGCGGGACCCGATCGCCAGGTGGCTGCAGCGGCACAGCACGTCCCCGATGACGGGCGAGACCCTGCCGGATTTCACGCTGCGACCCAACCACAGCATGAGGAGCCAGATCATAAACTACGGAGAGaagctcgcgagggagggcGGGCACTGA